In Haloterrigena turkmenica DSM 5511, a single genomic region encodes these proteins:
- a CDS encoding 7-carboxy-7-deazaguanine synthase QueE, with translation MPVSDSVDRDGEGEGAGARDGAGTHGERPDDGLPINELFYSLQGEGTLAGVPSVFVRTSGCNLRCWFCDSYHTSWEPTHAWLGLEEILAEIESHDADHVVLTGGEPLIHEESVALLEALDDRGYHTTVETNGTINRDAPIDLASISPKLESSTPTPERAPDDADEADAERWAERHERDRIDLEALAALVEDYEFQLKFVVTDGDDLPEILDLLAELRGVADAPIRDDDVLLMPEGATRERLAETRTRVAELAMEHGFRYTPRLHVDLWNDAPET, from the coding sequence ATGCCGGTCTCCGATTCCGTCGACCGCGACGGTGAGGGCGAGGGCGCTGGCGCTCGAGACGGTGCGGGGACTCACGGTGAGCGTCCCGACGACGGCCTCCCGATCAACGAGCTGTTCTACTCGCTGCAGGGCGAGGGCACTCTCGCCGGCGTCCCGTCGGTGTTCGTCCGCACGAGCGGCTGTAACCTCCGGTGTTGGTTCTGTGACTCCTATCACACCTCCTGGGAGCCGACCCACGCGTGGCTCGGCCTCGAGGAGATCCTCGCCGAGATCGAGAGCCACGACGCCGACCACGTCGTGCTCACGGGCGGCGAGCCCCTGATCCACGAGGAGAGCGTCGCCCTCCTCGAGGCGCTCGACGATCGCGGCTACCACACCACCGTCGAGACCAACGGGACGATCAATCGCGACGCGCCGATCGACCTCGCCTCGATCAGCCCGAAACTCGAGAGCAGCACGCCGACGCCGGAGCGCGCGCCGGACGACGCCGACGAAGCCGACGCGGAGCGGTGGGCCGAGCGCCACGAGCGCGACCGGATCGACCTCGAGGCGCTCGCTGCACTGGTCGAGGACTACGAGTTCCAGCTGAAGTTCGTCGTCACCGACGGCGACGATCTGCCGGAGATCCTCGACCTGCTCGCGGAGCTCCGCGGCGTCGCCGACGCGCCGATCCGCGACGACGACGTGCTCTTGATGCCCGAGGGCGCGACGCGCGAGCGCCTCGCGGAGACCCGCACCCGCGTCGCCGAGCTCGCGATGGAGCACGGCTTCCGGTACACCCCGCGGCTCCACGTCGACCTCTGGAACGACGCGCCCGAGACGTAG